A genome region from Megalobrama amblycephala isolate DHTTF-2021 linkage group LG16, ASM1881202v1, whole genome shotgun sequence includes the following:
- the dnajc30b gene encoding dnaJ (Hsp40) homolog, subfamily C, member 30b: MTGLVMAEVSGCVWSGAQKLCVFKSLRTRCHFHPLRLTGARAYSFRAAGDSSAPLHRSRTAYYDILKVSPNATQAQIKSAYYKQSFLHHPDRNRSRSEEAARSFALVAEAYSVLGSSGLRRKYDRGILNQTDVQNAGRPSSSDASKPRRAPNASKSGGDAYFDFDAFYQAHYGEQLQREKLMRLRREQLQRLQQENFRKWKQEKVTEVTVAFLLVCGGVILLSLRS, translated from the coding sequence ATGACAGGTCTGGTCATGGCGGAGGTCAGCGGCTGTGTCTGGAGCGGGGCGCAAAAACTCTGTGTTTTTAAATCGCTCCGGACGCGCTGTCACTTTCACCCGCTGCGTCTGACGGGAGCTCGCGCGTACAGCTTCCGTGCGGCCGGCGATTCCTCCGCCCCGCTCCACCGCAGCCGAACCGCCTATTACGACATCCTGAAAGTGTCCCCGAACGCCACGCAAGCCCAGATCAAGAGCGCCTACTACAAGCAGTCGTTCCTGCACCACCCGGACCGGAACCGCAGCCGCAGCGAGGAGGCGGCGCGGAGCTTCGCGCTCGTGGCTGAAGCCTACAGTGTGCTCGGCAGCAGCGGCCTCCGGAGGAAGTACGACCGCGGCATACTCAACCAGACGGACGTGCAGAACGCCGGGAGACCGTCTTCCTCAGACGCGTCAAAGCCTCGACGCGCCCCGAACGCGTCCAAGAGCGGCGGCGACGCGTACTTTGACTTCGACGCGTTCTACCAGGCGCATTACGGCGAGCAGCTGCAGAGAGAGAAGCTGATGAGACTCAGACGAGAGCAGCTCCAGCGGCTGCAGCAGGAGAACTTCCGCAAGTGGAAGCAGGAGAAAGTGACTGAGGTGACGGTCGCGTTTCTGCTGGTGTGCGGAGGCGTCATCCTCCTGAGCCTGAGGTCCTGA
- the snapc3 gene encoding LOW QUALITY PROTEIN: snRNA-activating protein complex subunit 3 (The sequence of the model RefSeq protein was modified relative to this genomic sequence to represent the inferred CDS: deleted 1 base in 1 codon), with the protein MAEGSVLMHEEKQHENVPVYEFVNVNSSEFHIGTFRDLWLEVLNPEVYSHCATAPEVEDVEFIEEMGIEPKTLEELKNICGADSLKSGHEDPDSLPSDPHLSTLKLRKRRQDYKETLTRDTLDRHEVYANELEMISVGKKPESPGDLVPEGEMVLSFNIMYPVLFQRFKRVRAFQTVHVLGSQRLTELRDAICCVSDLQVFGEFSNTPDMVPQFISKDHYKSAFFFFNGTFFNDTRFPECRDISETTREWAQSRGFPHFQTATMEDTSFYDLKMKVGFPYYYTHQGDCEHVVILTDVRLVHQDDCLDMKLYPLITHKHRVVTRKCSVCHLYISRWITSSDALAPTDPCLYCDQCFRMFHYDDEGNKLGDFLAYAYVDPGTFN; encoded by the exons ATGGCGGAAGGAAGCGTTTTGATGCACGAAGAAAAGCAGCACGAAAACGTGCCCGTGTATGAATTCGTCAACGTGAACTCGAGCGAGTTTCACATCGGCACATTCAGAGATTTATGGCTGGAAGTGTTAAATCCAGAGGTGTATTCACACTGCGCCACGGCTCCAGAGGTCGAGGATGTGGAGTTCATTGAAGAGATGGGGATTGAGCCAAAGACACTGGAGGAGCTCAAGAACATCTGCGGCGCTGATTCTCTGAAGAGCGGACATGAAGACCCAGACAGCTTACCATCAGATCCTCATCTA TCCACACTGAAACTACGCAAGAGAAGACAGGATTATAAAGAAACTCTGACCAGAGACACTCTCGACAGACATGAGGTCTACGCCAATGAACTGGAGATGATATCTGTGGGAAAGAAGCCGGAGAGCCCCGGAGACCTGGTCCCTGAGGGCGAGATGGTCCTGAGCTTCAACATCATGTACCCGGTGCTGTTCCAGCGCTTCAAGCGAGTGAGGGCCTTCCAGACCGTACACGTGTTGGGCTCCCAGAGGCTGACCGAGCTCAGAGACGCCATCTGCTGCGTCAGCGACCTGCAGGTGTTCGGAGAGTTCAGCAACACCCCGGACATGGTGCCTCAGTTCATCAGCAAGGACCATTACAAGTCtgccttcttcttcttcaacgGAACCTTCTTCAATGACACACGCTTCCCAGAATGCCGAGACATCAGCGAGACCACGCGGGAATGGGCCCAGTCCAGAGGCTTCCCGCACTTCCAGACTGCTACAATGGAGGACACGTCTTTCTACGACCTGAAGATGAAGGTCGGGTTTCCGTATTACTACACTCACCAGGGCGACTGTGAGCATGTCGTTATCCTCACTGACGTCCGGCTGGTCCATCAGGACGACTGTTTGGACATGAAGCTGTACCCGCTCATCACGCACAAGCACAGGGTCGTGACCCGGAAGTGTTCTGTGTGTCATCTGTACATCAGCAGGTGGATCACCTCCAGCGATGCTCTGGCCCCGACGGACCCCTGCCTGTACTGTGACCAGTGCTTCCGGATGTTTCACTATGACGATGAAGGGAACAAGCTAGGAGATTTCCTGGCCTATGCCTATGTTGATCCAGGCACATTTAACTGA
- the LOC125249013 gene encoding probable 18S rRNA (guanine-N(7))-methyltransferase translates to MSSSCRRPEHMAPPEVFYNEDEAKKYSQNSRIIEIQSQMSERAVELLSLPDDQPCYLLDVGCGSGLSGDYLSEVGHYWVGVDISTAMLDVALRREVEGDLVLGDMGQGMPFRPGMFDGCISISALQWLCNADKKTHSPPKRLYRFFSTLYSALARGARAVFQIYPENSEQLELITAQAMKAGFTGGLVVDYPNSSKAKKFFLCLFAGVSGVLPKGLDSEATDRGVSTQAQFTSQRSRFKNMKGKSVKKSKDWIMEKKERRRRQGKDVRADTKYTGRHRRPHF, encoded by the exons ATGTCTTCAAGTTGCCGTAGACCGGAGCATATGGCACCTCCGGAGGTG tTCTACAATGAAGATGAGGCCAAGAAATACTCACAGAA CTCTCGGATCATAGAGATCCAGTCACAGATGTCGGAGCGAGCCGTGGAGCTGCTCAGTCTGCCGGACGATCAGCCCTGTTACCTGCTGGATGTGGG CTGCGGCTCCGGACTCAGTGGAGATTATTTATCTGAGGTCGGTCACTACTGGGTTGGTGTGGACATCAGCACAGCCATGCTGG ATGTGGCCTTGCGGCGGGAGGTGGAGGGAGATCTGGTGCTGGGGGACATGGGTCAGGGGATGCCCTTCAGACCGGGCATGTTCGACGGCTGCATAAG TATTTCAGCGCTGCAGTGGCTGTGTAACGCGGATAAGAAGACACACAGTCCTCCGAAGAGACTGTACCGCTTCTTCAGCACGCTGTACTCGGCTCTG gCGAGAGGAGCGCGCGCTGTCTTCCAGATTTACCCTGAAAACTCAGAGCAG CTGGAGCTGATAACGGCTCAGGCCATGAAAGCCGGTTTCACGGGCGGTTTGGTTGTGGATTATCCCAACAGCAGCAAAGCCAAAAA ATTTTTCCTGTGTTTGTTTGCTGGTGTATCAGGTGTTTTGCCCAAG GGTTTAGATTCAGAGGCGACTGACAGAGGCGTATCAACTCAGGCTCAGTTTACGTCACAGAG GTCCcgtttcaaaaacatgaaaggaAAGTCTGTGAAGAAGAGTAAGGACTGGATCATGGAGAAGAAGGAAAGACGGCGCCGGCAGGGGAA GGACGTGAGGGCCGACACGAAGTACACGGGTCGTCACAGGAGACCTCACTTCTGA